In Risungbinella massiliensis, the genomic stretch CTTGATTTACTTCTTGTTGTGTAATAGAGGTGAGATCTCGGCAGAACGGACTTAGTTCTGGAAACAGAACGGGTCGGACAAAGCACTGATACTCTGTCAGGACACTTAATTTAGTTGTATCCAACATGACTGCACCGATCTCGATGGTCTCGGAGACAAAACGAGGTGGTGGACTTTTTTCATAACAAGTTGCTTCTAAATCCATGATCAGTAGGTTCATGATGTTAGTCCTTTCAACAAGAGATATTAGAAAATTATATTATTTATTAGAATAGCTTGTCTACAAACCCTCACTGAAAGGTTGATTATGGAATCTTGAATACCATAATTGGCTAATAAAAATAATTTTATTGATAATGAATTAGCTAACTTTCGTATACAACATAATAAAAAGGGGTTAAAGTTGACTGGAAAAGTTCAAAAAGAATTAGGATCTGAGTTTTCAGTAGTTTTCTCCTCTATAGATTATCTATAATGAGGATAACCCCGTAACTAGTACGGGGTTATTTTACTATTTCGGCTCGCTATATCTATGGAGCGATTATTTGGTTTTGTGGTAGGTCGTGGGTTGGTTGATCAGGATTTACTTTGTATTGTTCTACTTGTTTAGGTGGATCTGGTACTGTTCTTTGCGTCACTTTTGCTTCGGGAGTAGTATAAGTTCGAACAGAAATGGAATCGGAATTGACTTTCACTCGAAGAAGGATAGGTTCTTGTAACGTATTTTGAAACTGGAAATCTGGTCCACCCCAGGAAACAGTTGCGTCCTGTCCTGGTGGTACATAGGTAACTTCTTTGCTGTGAGAGTATCGATTTACGATTTTTAATCCTGCTTCGTTAACACTGTTATATAAGGTACTAGAGACTTGGCAGATACCACCCCCGATACCCTCGCTATATTCGCCTTTTACGATGATTGGAGCGGACTGATACCCTTTTTCGGCTGTTCGCTCACCTACTACTTGGTTAAAGGAAAATACCTCTCCAGGCATGAGGATTAGCTTATCAATTGCTTTAGCAGAAAGTTTGATATTGGTCGTTCGATTCGAATTATTTCCATTAAAAGTGGTTTGATAGCTTCCGATTAGTTTCTGGTCTACTCGAGCCAAATCTCGTTGGTTGACGGCAGCAGGGACTTCTACAAATGGTATTTCGAGTGGCTGATTGATGTAGTAACCGAGATCTCCCAACCATTCATCTATCTGTTGAAGATCCATCATCTTTCCGCTTGTAGCTGGTTTTATGTCTTCTCCATAGCGATCGAGGCTTGCGTTCTTTGGAGACTGATCCACTTTTTCTTTGACGTCTCGAAGCCAAGACTTGAGTTTGTCTTGATCAATTGAGGAGAGATGGAATCCATCAAAACCGATTGACTGGAGATCCAACACATATCTCTCTCCTTCAGCAGTAAGGATAAGGTTTTGTTCTTGTCCTTGTTGTGGAGCTTCTTCATAGTCAATAGGTCTTGCGTTTGGGGTATTTTGTTCTGTGTAATCAGGAGTACTATTAGGTTCTTTAGCAGTATTTTGTTGGCATCCAATATTGATCATAGTTATAAGAGCGACCATATAGACCAGTCTTTTTGTTAGCTTCATTACTTGTTCCTCGACTTTCCTTACCTTATCTTAGGATTATTGACAAACTTAACAGTATCTCTAACCTGTATCTCTATAATTTGATAATCAGTGGTTTTTATGCAGTTAAAGAAGAAAACCAATGCGTAAGGTCGTTATGCAAAAAGCTCTATTATGATAAAATGAAATGATAATACTATTACCTATACATCCAATTTTCAAAAATAAGCGAAGAAATTATGATATAGAAACCGAGTATCTAAGAAAGAGGAGTAACGAAATGAAACTTTTTCATTATCATCACTGGTTGACGGAACTGGAAGAGATGGAGACATTTTATCGTGAGTTAGGCTTTGTAGTTCAACTACGACTTGGTCGGAAAAAAGGTGGCTCTTGGGAATCAATTGATCCTACGCTTAGTTGGGAGGAGATCAAGGAGCAAAAAATCCTTTTTCGAATTATCGAGATGAGACGTGGAGTACTGAATGTGACATTTGGTTTTGGAAAGGAGACCAAGTTCGATCATATTGGTTTTCTAGTTGGAACTTCAGAAAAAGAAAAAATCTGTCAAAAGGCAAGTTCGTTTGGCTGGAAAATAGATGATTCACGCGAGACGAGGACTTTTTTACAATTACCAAATGACTTTCGAGTAGAACTACAAGAAGATCCTTCTTATGTAGGAGAGGATCCTCTCCCTAAACTAACTGAATTAGCAATTACTCTCCCTGAAATCGAGCAGGTAGAGCAGATGAGAGAATTATTCTCGGTTCCAGAGCTAGAGATTGAAGTTGGGGAGGAAATATTACTCGAGAGGGTTTTATTGGATGATAGAGATGATTATTATTTAGTAGACCCGACAGGGGTTTTTATAGTAGGAAAATCAGCAGGGGAATTTCGAATATAAAAACCGCTATCCACACGGAATAGCGGTTTTTTCTTAATACCCCAATTTACTAAGGCGTTCTTTTAGCTCTTCTTCTTCTGCTACTGTCATTCGGTTCATCTCTAGTTTAGTTCCTTTTCTGAGAGGGTCTTGACGCTTGTAGCGGGTAAGCATCTTTTTGACCCATCCCTCCATTTTTTGATGAAGCTGCTTTGCTAAAATAGGATGTTCTTTTATGACGTTGTTCTTCTCTTGGGGATCAGTCGTTAAGTGATATAACTCAAAGTTCGGATTACCATAGACATCAGGTTTTAAAGAACGTATAAGCTTCCAGTCAGTAGTTCGTATGGAGCGTTTCAACTGCCAATTAGCTTCGCAAGAGATGACGAATTTCCGGTGTTTGCGGGTAGGATCCTTGATCACAGATAAAAGAGATTTTCCATCCAAGTTCCCTAATTCTTTGAAAGGAGACGCTTCTGCGAGTTCCATCATGGTCGGGAAAAGATCGGCATGTTGAACCAAAGTAGGAACTCGAATGCCTCCAGGAAGTATTTTTGGATAATGGAAAAGGAGAGGGACATGCAAACTAGCATCATAGAGACCATGATGGTCAAAGTAGATTCCATGCTCGCCAAGACTTTCCCCATGATCTGAAGTCAAAACAATTAATGTATCGTCTAGGATCTGGAGCTGTTCTAGTACTTGGATGATCTGCCCAATTGCGTGGTCTACTTGTTTTACTGTTCCATCATAATCTTGACGAAGCTGACTAGGTGTTTTTTCTTGACCGTACTTTTGGATAAAGCTCCATAAAGGTTCTCGAGCAAATTCTTTGAGAGAAGGTTCGTTTGGCTCTACTTCTGTTATTCCTTGTGATTCTATTGAATGGTATGGATAATGAGTGTCCCAATAGTGGAGAAAAAGGAAAAAATTCGGTTCGTGTGCATGCTTTTCCAGCCAAGCAATGGCTTCTTTATTTACCTCTTCAGCCGTTATATTCAGATGAGTTGGTCTTTCTTCGGATGGATCAATATACGTATCATAACCTCGTTGGAACCATGTGTTCTTTTCCCCTGTGATTCGATAGTTACAATCGATGGCAGCAGTTCGATAGCCATTTTTTTGCCAAAACAAACTCATAGGATAGAGTAGCTCAGGAATTGGTTGTGGCTTCATATTGACGACACCATGCTGATAAGGATGTTTTCCTGTCATCATGGTCACAAAGGAACTTTGGGAGACATTATTTTCTCCAAACAACCGTTCAAATACGACTCCACGACTCGCTAATTGATCTAGATGAGGAGTAAGTCCATTTTGATTCCCATAACAGCCAAGTCGGTCTGCGCGCAGAGTATTGATGTTAATAAACAGGATTCGCATGCAAAGACCTGCCTTTCTTTACAAAATAGATATCATACTATATGTAACTTGGCACTTGTCAGTGTGGACTCAAGAGAAGGATCGAGAAGCTTCTGTTTAGAAAAAGGGATAACTTGGAATGATAGTGAAAGATGATGGTTGTGTTACATGCTTGAATAGAAGGAGTCTATTTTATGGAAGAATATATGTCCTATAATATCTGGGCGGTACTTCTTGCAACTTTCGCATACATGGCGATAGGAAGTTTTTGGTATTCCCCATTGCTGTTCGGAAAAGTATGGATGAGAGAGCTATCTATAACCGAAAAAGATCTAACAGATCCCAAGGAGGCGATGTTAGGAGCACTCGTTACCACTTTTTTATCTGCCAATATTTTGGAAGTGCTTTTGATCATATCCCATTCGGAGAATGCATTAGATGGACTCTGGATTGGAACATTAGTGGGACTTGTAATTGGGGCTGTCTTTGCAACTAACTCTTTTTTTGAGCGTAAATCATGGCGACTTTATCTCATTACAATCGGATATCATTTTGTAGCTTTTCTTTTAATGGGCTCTATTCTCGGTGGATGGTAGATGATATACACAAAGAGACTCTTGTCATGGAAGTAGTTAGCCTTCCGTGATAAGAGTCCTTTTGGGCTTTCTAGGATTTTTATACCAACTGATTTTTAGGATAGAGTATAGTTACGTTTTATTTCTTGAAAAGATATATTCATGCAAATATTCTTTTGTTGTTAATAGAAAATAAAGAAATCAGAAAGAATAATACGGTTATTGGATGAAAAGTAAGATAAAATATAAATTGCTTGAATTCAAATTTTATCATAATTACTGCTAAAATCTGGACAACTTAGCAGAAATTAAATAATAGTTTTGAATATGGAATGTCAGTAATCATGTGAACGGAGGATAAGATGACGGATTATCCGATCACGAACAATTCTCATTATTTTCGTCGGGAGGTAACTTTTGATCGAGACCTCCAGGCTCATTATCAACAGCAACAAAAAGGATCATATCATGTGCTCGATTTAGCATGTGGGGAAGGTGAGTTTTTAAAGAAACAGATTCAATCACTAGGTACAAACGGAATTCATTGGTATGGATTAGATCTGTCTCCAGACTTACTATTTCATGCAAAGCAGACGTTGGCAGATGAGTGGGTAATGTTGTCAGAAGGATCAGCAGATGCTTTGCCCTATCCGGACGATAGTATGAATTATATTTCCAATCGTTACTCCTTTCATCACTTTTTGAATAAAAGAGGAGTTATTCGTGAGATTTGGCGTGTTCTTAAACCGGGTGGTATGCTCAAAATGACCAATCGTTCGGTATTTGACGAAGCGAATAGTTGGCTTTACTTGTACTTTCCTAATGCATTTTTTGAGGACTGCAATCGATATTGGTCTCGAGAAATGTTATTTGGAGCAATGCAACAGATGGGCTTTCATGTACAGATCCAACTGAAAGTGACAATGAAACTAGAGCCTCTTCGCCATCTACTATATCTTGCGGAGATGCAAGCTTTTTCCTCTCTTACTCGTCTCTCTGGACGGGACTATCAGTCGGGGCTTTCTATGATGCGAGAGAAGTTGAGAAAGAACCCTAAAAGCAGAATTCAAACAGAACAATCCGAGATGATTTTATATGCTCGAAAGTGAAATAGTGAACAAATTACTAGCCCTATTGGAAAGTTCGTTTTATAATCAAATTGGGCACGAATGTAAAATTGGGCTCGAAAGATAAGGGAGTGGAAAAAAGAATGTCATGGTTAAAAGAAGCACATGTAGGCTCTTGGGAGCTGGCATTAGTGTTGGCAGTAGTAAGCTATGTGTTGTATCTTACCGGAAAAACGAAAGTAGGTTTTATCCTACATAACATTGTGCGTGTATGCTACATTATCATCGTAGGAACTGGTCTTACGATGCTGATCACTTGGGATGTAAACCCGATCTTCCATCTAAAGGCACTTCTTGCTGTGATCGGGATTGGACTTTTAGAAATGGCTCTAGTTCGTGCGAAAAAGGAAAAGCCAAGTGCAGTCTTTTTAGCATCAGGTTTAGTGGTTTTTGTTGTGGTAATTTTGATTGGTTATGGCGTAATTGGTGGGTTTTAAAGTGAATTTCAATGGGTTCCTTATATGAAGGGGCCCTTTTTTATTACCAGATTATATACAAACAGTAAACTCGTCATTACAAAAAGAGGTGGATTTTATTGGTGAACAAATGGGATCATCTATTAACAGGATTAAAGAGTCTTCAAGGTGATTTACCTTCCTTCGATACTACTGATTTACCTAGTAATCCTGAAATTCTATTTGCATCCTGGTTCCAAGAGGCTCGTGATATTGGTGTACCAGAACCACATGCGATGACGCTGTCAACCGTTAGAGCCGATGGAACTCCTGATGCTAGAGTACTGATTTTAAAAAAGCTAATTGAGGGAAAATGGTACTTTGCAAGTACCAATGAGAGCGCCAAAGGGCTACAGATCCAGCAAAATCCTTATGTTGCTCTTACCTTTTATTGGTTCAAACTTGGGAAACAAGTACGGATCAGAGGAAAAGTCATGGATGCAGGGGATGAAGCTAGTAAAGTAGATTTCCTCCAACGACCAATAGGAGCCAGAGCGATTGCTTTAATAGAGAAGCAGAGTAAGGAATTATTGGACCCTTTTGAATTAGAAGAAGCGATTCGTGAGCAAGAGATACACTTATTGGCAGACCCAGATAAGATTACGCCAAATTGGCGACTCTATGCAGTTCAGGCAGAGGAAGTGGAATTTTGGCAGGGAGATTCTAAGAGGAAACATACTCGTGTAGTCTATCGGAAAGAAGGAGACGAGTGGAGACAGAAGCTTTTGTGGCCTTAAAGAACGGTTGCGTTGTTAGTAGAGATGGTTTGAGAGTTCGAAGTAGACGTTGTAGTGGGGATTGGATTTCATGATCAAGAACCTATTATGCGAATTATTGGGGAATAGAATTTGGAATTTCAATGCTGTATTGTATAAAGAAAAAATGGAGGTACAAATGATGAAGGTAATTGGACTTTTAGGTGGAATGAGCTGGGAATCTTCAGCAATTTATTATGAATTGATAAATAAAAGAGTAAAAGAAAAATTGGGTGGTCATCATTCAGCCCAAATTATTATGTACTCTGTTGATTTTCAGAAGATTAAAGATTATCAACATAATGGAGAATGGAATAAAGCGACAAACGAACTGATCTCAGCAGCACAAAGAATTGAAAAAGCTGGTGCAGATTATTTAGTAATTTGCACAAACACGATGCACAAGTCAGCAGACGAAATTCAAGAGAATATAAAGATTCCGTTACTTCATATAGCAGACACTACTGCAGAACAAATTAAAAACGATAATATTCACAATGTTGGATTGTTAGCTACTAATTTCACTATGGAGGAAAATTTCTATAAAGGTCGTTTAAGAGATAAGTATGGTCTAAACGTATTAATTCCCAATCATGAAGATAGAACAGAAGTCCATAATATCATTTACAACGAACTTTGTTTAGGAGAGGTAAGATCGAAATCAAAAGAAAGCTATAAGAGGATTATAGATAAGCTTATTCAAGATGGTGCAGAAGCAATTATTTTAGGGTGTACGGAAATTACAATGTTAATCGGACAAGATGATGTTAGTATACCTGTCTACGATACAACAGCTATTCATGCAAGAACAGCAGCGGATCAATCTATAGCGATACATGACTCAACTGGATACAATCTCTCATCATCCCATAAATTATGATTCTCATCTAACTTAAACATTTAGTGATTAAATATATCGTTAATAACTATTCATGTATAAACCCCAAGCAAACTTCCTGTTCAAATAGGATTTGCTTGGGGTTTATATTTTATCTGGCAAGTTTAGCTATTAGTCCCTCTTTCACCTGTGGCCATTCTTTTCGGATAATGGAATAAACTACAGCATTTCGTATGTATCCACTAGCTAGTTGACGTTCATTGCGCAAAATCCCTTCTTTTGTAGCACCCATACGTTCAATCGCTTTTTGTGACCGGATGTTACGCTCATCTGTTTTGATCTGAACACGTATCAGATCTAGTTTCTCAAAACAGTACTTTAACAAGAGGAGTTTACAAGTCGTGTTGACGAAGCTACGTTGATAATCTGCGCTATACCAAGTCGAACCCAGTTCAGCTGTCCGATGAGTCAAATTTAGATCATAGAGACGAGTCGTGCCAATAACTTCTCCTGATTCGCGTAGTTTTACGATAAAAGGAAGCGCTGTTCCAGAATTTCGTTGTTCAATCGCTTGGCTCATCCAATGCTGGAATTGTTCCATCGTCTCAATTTGTACCAGCATATACTCCCAGATTTCGGGGTTTGCATGCTGATAAAGTTCTTCAGCATGTTCTAATTGCATTGGTACAAGTTCAATTTGTTCATTTACAAGGGTAGGTGGATTTGTAAAAATTTGATTCATCTCCATACAACTCCTGACCATCAGATTGTCTTGATCATCCAAACTACTGAGATAACAATCGCCACAATATAAATAATGGTAATCCAAAGCAATGTTCGAGGACTTTTGCGAACATAACCGTTATTTTGACCGGCACTCTGCGTTTTGGCAAGCATTAAGGTAGTAACAGTACCAAGTAAGATCGCAATGACACTGATTACTACTACCCACGTCATCATAAAATCAGCCCCTTTTAATGTTATTTTAGCATGAGTCTGAAGAGAAATAAAAAGGTAATGCTAGGTGTAATGGGAAGATTCATCGATTTCAATTTCCCGATTATAAATAGCATAAAATTTATCTTCCCTCAAAAAATAAAAAGGGAGGTGAATTTTATGGATCTTCAGCGCGCTAAGCAGATTTTTTCTTCTTCATCTGACATTGATGTAAAGTATAATGGTGATTCGGTTTGGATCGAGAAAATTAATGAGGATAATGGAACCGCCAATGTACATTTACGAGGTTCAGAGCAGGATAAAGTGGAAGTAGAGATTTCTCAACTTAGAGAAGTACAGTAATAAACATGAACAACCACCCTATGCAAGAGGTAGGGTGGTTGTTTTATTAGTTTGACTTTGGTTCTGAAATCAGTGAATATATATGCCGCCTCTTAATGAAACTATCGTAGCTATTTAATTTGTTTTTTAAATCATTTTTTAGTTATTTTTGATTAACGCTAAAGGTATATGAAAAAGATAAATGTCAAAATGGATTCAGTGATCTTTCGATAGTAATCTTGGATGTTAGAGTTTATGATAATAGTTGTTTTTAGTTAAACCTAGTTCATACTGAAATGTTCAAATTCCATTATACTACCCTGTTAGGAGATATATATGATACTTATCATAGATAATTATGATTCATTTACATACAATCTGGTTCAGTATTTACAACAACTAGGCGAAGAAATAGTTGTTTATCGTAATGATGAAATGACCATTTCGCAGATCAGAGAACAAAAGCCAGACTTTATTCTTATTTCTCCTGGACCTGGAAATCCAAATGATGCTGGTATCAGCTTAGATGTAGTGAAAAACTTTGCGGGTGAGATCCCCATTTTAGGAGTTTGTCTCGGTCATCAAACAATCGTACAAGCTTTTGGTGGGTGTGTAAACGAAGCTGGACAACCTGTTCATGGTAAGACTTCGTTGATCTATCATGATGGAAAAGGACTTTTTACCTCTTTGCCTTCTCCATTTCGGGTAGCTCGTTATCACTCGCTCATTGCAGAAGCTAATTCCCTACCAGATGTCCTAGAAGTGAGCGCCAAGACAGAAGTAGGGGAGATCATGGCAATTCGCCATAAAAAACTGCCAATTCAAGGTGTGCAGTTTCATCCGGAGGCGATCCTGACGGAACATGGATACTCACTTCTACAAAATTTTATCCAACAACGTTAGGTGGTACTTATGGCAAGTAAACCATTCTTATATTTTCAATATCAAACGAGTAGTGGAACTATAGAACCACTTGCTTTTTCCAATCCGCAAAAAATTTGGGAAGTGCACACATTAGATCAAATCATTCCAGTTTTGCACGAAGTCCAAGCATATGTAAAAAAAGGTTATTATGCTGCCGGATATCTTTCTTATGAAGCTGCTCCTGCCTTTGATTCTGCTTTTCAGGTGCGTAGCGGAGCTACAATCCCACTATTATGGTTTGCTATTTTTGATGAGCCAAGCCGCAAAAAACTTCTACCAACCGAATGTTCATTTCATGCGACAGATTGGGAACCTGATATTCGAAAAGAGCAGTATGAGTCAGCGATAAAGTCCATTCATAGCGCGATCCATCAGGGAGACACATACCAGGTAAACTATACAATGCGACTTTTGGCAAATATGGAGGGAGACCCTTTCACGTT encodes the following:
- a CDS encoding anthranilate synthase component II yields the protein MILIIDNYDSFTYNLVQYLQQLGEEIVVYRNDEMTISQIREQKPDFILISPGPGNPNDAGISLDVVKNFAGEIPILGVCLGHQTIVQAFGGCVNEAGQPVHGKTSLIYHDGKGLFTSLPSPFRVARYHSLIAEANSLPDVLEVSAKTEVGEIMAIRHKKLPIQGVQFHPEAILTEHGYSLLQNFIQQR
- a CDS encoding class I SAM-dependent methyltransferase, translating into MTDYPITNNSHYFRREVTFDRDLQAHYQQQQKGSYHVLDLACGEGEFLKKQIQSLGTNGIHWYGLDLSPDLLFHAKQTLADEWVMLSEGSADALPYPDDSMNYISNRYSFHHFLNKRGVIREIWRVLKPGGMLKMTNRSVFDEANSWLYLYFPNAFFEDCNRYWSREMLFGAMQQMGFHVQIQLKVTMKLEPLRHLLYLAEMQAFSSLTRLSGRDYQSGLSMMREKLRKNPKSRIQTEQSEMILYARK
- a CDS encoding sulfatase family protein, producing the protein MRILFININTLRADRLGCYGNQNGLTPHLDQLASRGVVFERLFGENNVSQSSFVTMMTGKHPYQHGVVNMKPQPIPELLYPMSLFWQKNGYRTAAIDCNYRITGEKNTWFQRGYDTYIDPSEERPTHLNITAEEVNKEAIAWLEKHAHEPNFFLFLHYWDTHYPYHSIESQGITEVEPNEPSLKEFAREPLWSFIQKYGQEKTPSQLRQDYDGTVKQVDHAIGQIIQVLEQLQILDDTLIVLTSDHGESLGEHGIYFDHHGLYDASLHVPLLFHYPKILPGGIRVPTLVQHADLFPTMMELAEASPFKELGNLDGKSLLSVIKDPTRKHRKFVISCEANWQLKRSIRTTDWKLIRSLKPDVYGNPNFELYHLTTDPQEKNNVIKEHPILAKQLHQKMEGWVKKMLTRYKRQDPLRKGTKLEMNRMTVAEEEELKERLSKLGY
- a CDS encoding DUF1516 family protein, whose protein sequence is MSWLKEAHVGSWELALVLAVVSYVLYLTGKTKVGFILHNIVRVCYIIIVGTGLTMLITWDVNPIFHLKALLAVIGIGLLEMALVRAKKEKPSAVFLASGLVVFVVVILIGYGVIGGF
- a CDS encoding DUF1761 domain-containing protein, which produces MEEYMSYNIWAVLLATFAYMAIGSFWYSPLLFGKVWMRELSITEKDLTDPKEAMLGALVTTFLSANILEVLLIISHSENALDGLWIGTLVGLVIGAVFATNSFFERKSWRLYLITIGYHFVAFLLMGSILGGW
- a CDS encoding pyridoxine/pyridoxamine 5'-phosphate oxidase yields the protein MNKWDHLLTGLKSLQGDLPSFDTTDLPSNPEILFASWFQEARDIGVPEPHAMTLSTVRADGTPDARVLILKKLIEGKWYFASTNESAKGLQIQQNPYVALTFYWFKLGKQVRIRGKVMDAGDEASKVDFLQRPIGARAIALIEKQSKELLDPFELEEAIREQEIHLLADPDKITPNWRLYAVQAEEVEFWQGDSKRKHTRVVYRKEGDEWRQKLLWP
- a CDS encoding VanW family protein, yielding MKLTKRLVYMVALITMINIGCQQNTAKEPNSTPDYTEQNTPNARPIDYEEAPQQGQEQNLILTAEGERYVLDLQSIGFDGFHLSSIDQDKLKSWLRDVKEKVDQSPKNASLDRYGEDIKPATSGKMMDLQQIDEWLGDLGYYINQPLEIPFVEVPAAVNQRDLARVDQKLIGSYQTTFNGNNSNRTTNIKLSAKAIDKLILMPGEVFSFNQVVGERTAEKGYQSAPIIVKGEYSEGIGGGICQVSSTLYNSVNEAGLKIVNRYSHSKEVTYVPPGQDATVSWGGPDFQFQNTLQEPILLRVKVNSDSISVRTYTTPEAKVTQRTVPDPPKQVEQYKVNPDQPTHDLPQNQIIAP
- a CDS encoding aspartate/glutamate racemase family protein: MKVIGLLGGMSWESSAIYYELINKRVKEKLGGHHSAQIIMYSVDFQKIKDYQHNGEWNKATNELISAAQRIEKAGADYLVICTNTMHKSADEIQENIKIPLLHIADTTAEQIKNDNIHNVGLLATNFTMEENFYKGRLRDKYGLNVLIPNHEDRTEVHNIIYNELCLGEVRSKSKESYKRIIDKLIQDGAEAIILGCTEITMLIGQDDVSIPVYDTTAIHARTAADQSIAIHDSTGYNLSSSHKL
- a CDS encoding GNAT family N-acetyltransferase produces the protein MNQIFTNPPTLVNEQIELVPMQLEHAEELYQHANPEIWEYMLVQIETMEQFQHWMSQAIEQRNSGTALPFIVKLRESGEVIGTTRLYDLNLTHRTAELGSTWYSADYQRSFVNTTCKLLLLKYCFEKLDLIRVQIKTDERNIRSQKAIERMGATKEGILRNERQLASGYIRNAVVYSIIRKEWPQVKEGLIAKLAR
- a CDS encoding H-type small acid-soluble spore protein; this translates as MDLQRAKQIFSSSSDIDVKYNGDSVWIEKINEDNGTANVHLRGSEQDKVEVEISQLREVQ